The DNA segment CAGAAACCCAAGGGAGGTGGCCAACCAAAAAATTTGAAGAAAGGTCCACCTAGAGTCCATTGGCTCTCATCACAGAAATCAGCCTATTGTTACCAGCGGTTGCCCAAAAGACAGGCTACTTTAGGGTGATTTTAAGTTACCAGGTAGCCCGAAACACAAATTAGCCCAACTAGAGGGGCCTCATTGCCTTTGTTGTCACCTAGAGGCCTCTGTAACCCATTTTTACCGAGTGGGGATTCCCAAGATGAAGCATTCCCTCGCAGCATCACACCTTCACCTTCAGCCGTCCATTCAATAAACATTCCCCTCCCAGTCAGGGATCGTGTCCAATGTCTTCCAACACGCCGGTCACAAGACACCGTCCAGTAGGACAGACTGACCCACCCCTTATTCTGATTGGCTAAGACCAAGGCTCCAAGACCGGTTCTATTGGTTCACAACAACGTCAGTTCAACTCCAGCCTGATtccactggacacacacacacacacgcacacacacgcacacacacgcacacacacacgcacacgcacacgcgcacacacgcacacacacacacacacacacacgcacatgcacacgcacacgcgcacatgcacatgcacacacacacacatacacacaccctgAATGACAGCCCACCTTCTCGGACCTTGAGGACGGACTCGGACACTCCGTCCAGCCggccacacacaccctccagcTTGGACAGCCTCTTCTCCAGCCCGTCCCCGGACTTCCTGCACTCGCCCGTCTCCACCAGCAGGGAGCGCTCCAGCCAGCGCAGGTCCCGGTCGGCCCGGTCCATCCGGTCCCGGCTGTCCTCCTGGTGCTCCATCACCTCCTGCTGGATCTTGTCCAGCTCAGAGATGATCTTGTCTTTGGTGTTCCCTGGAGGAGGACCTGGGCTGagtggctggtgtgtgtgtttgtgtgtgtgtgtgtgtgtgtgtgtgtgtgtgtgtgtgtgtgagagactcaCCCAGGTCGGTGAGAACGCTATCGTGCTTGTGGACAGTGTGTTCGATTCCCTTCAGGGTGTCGTTGATGGagctgaaggtgaggaggacctCGGTCAGCTCggcctgcagcgtctccagccgGCTGCTGCTGACCGAGACTCCCAGCACACTGTGGCCGTCCAGAGGCTTCTGGGGCCCCGTACCAGAGGCAGGTCCACCAGAACCACCGGGtccaccagaaccaccaggTCCATCAGAACCACCAGGTCCACCAGGTCCATCAGAACCACCAGGTCCACCAGTTCCACCAGAACCACTGGAGGCTGTGTAACAAACGTAATGATCAGTTCAcacaccaaaataaaagcaaacagcatgaagatgggggtcgggggggtcagGAGGTCGGGGAGGTCGAGGGGGTCAGGGGTTGGGGAGGTTAGGGGAATCGGGGGTCAGGGAGatcaggggtcagggggtcgGGGGGTTGGGGGAAGACCTGTGGGCGTGGCCTGCTGGTCCTCACACCGGCCCATGCAGCGCTGCAGGTGGAGTCGTAGCAGGTGGAGCTCCCCCTGCAGGcgggagcaggtgtgtgtgcagtcgGACTGGGAGTCCAGTCGGACCCGGATCTGGCTCACGTCCctctggagctggtccaggACCTCCTGGGACCGGTTCTTCAGCCGGCGCAGCTCCATGTCCAGTTTTCCACACAGTCCTCCGTTCTGCTCCACCTCCGTCCCCCCCCGGCCAGACACCTCCGCCCGCATCTGACCCACGTCCTCACTGAGGTCCAGCACCTGGACCAGAGGGCAGAGGTCACGCCAGGGGCACTgcgccatgaacacacacacacacacacacacacacacacacacacacacacacacacacaccttgtggTAGAGAGAGTCTCCGGACACTGACAGGTCTTGGAGTCGGGTGCTGAAGTGGCGGATCTGGTCCTCGTTGGCCACCACCCTCCACTCCAGAGACTTCTCCGTCAGGCtgtccccccctccacctcctgatgctcctcctgctcctcctcctccttcccctcctcttccttcccctgctcctccttctcctgctctttctcctcctcttccttcccatcctccccctcctcctccttttcctcctccttcctttcctcctcctccccctgctcctcctcttccttcccctgctcttcctcctcctcctcctcttactcctccccctcctcctcctcctcctcctcctcttactcctccccctcctcctcctcctcctcccccttctcctcttcctcctccccctcctcctcctccttctcctgctcctcctcttcctccccatcctcctcctccttctcctcctcctcttcgtccccctccccctgctcctccccctgctcctcctcctgctcccccacAGCACTGGTCCAGCCtgtgggcggagctggaggcggagccgtCCAGGGCGGTGAGGGTGGAGTTGTGTCGGCGGACGGAGtccctcagcagctccacctccagctccacgtcAGCGATCCTGAAGTTCTGGTCCTCGAAGcggtccagcagcaggttcctcagGTCCTCCAGGCGGTTCTCCAGGACCGGGCTCGTCCCGGTGCCGCCGTTGGTGTGGATGTCCTCCCCGGCGGTGCCGGTCCCGTCCCCGTCCGCCCTGGCGGCTCCCCACGGCCGCCGGTCCAGGCGGTCCCGCAGGACGTCCAGGTCCTCGGAGGCGGAGCTGATTTTGCGCTCGGCATCTGCAACGCGACCCCGGAGGTCAATGGCGTCGCGGCAGCAGTCCTGAGACTGGCCCACGTCTCTCCGCAGCCCGTCCAGGTTCTGATGGGTCCGGGAGTCCAGATCgttcagctgcttctccagagCTCGgatccggtcccggtcctgctgctgctgcctcagcaAGTCCTCCACACCGGCCTggagaaccacagagaacctTCAGAACCCAGACCGTCCACGGTGGGACAGAGGAGGAACTAAGGAGGAAccgacaggaggagcagaggaaccgACAGCAcctggcaggaggagcaggacagagacacgcggcgctccagctccttcaggatctcctccttcagcagggtcagcctccctccatccagtcctcctcctgctccacccggcTCGGTTCCTTTCCCATTCTCCAGGTGGTTGTTGATGCTCACCAGCTTTTCATCGTGAACCTTCAGGAGAACAGTAGAGAACATCAGTCTCAGAGTTCCACTCTGCTCTGTTCTACCGTCTGACGTTCCGCCTCCTGACGTCCCGTtagaacagaaaagaacagaGTAGAACAGAAACAGTGAACAGGATACAGCAGGATCCAGTGGGATCCAGCAGAACTGAACAGACATTCCGATAGTCCAACAGAACAACCAGTTGTTGTGAAGTTCAACCAGAGCTTGTACTGCCAGAAACTGGCCATGGATCTACGGTCCAGATCCAGATACGCTACGGTAAGGAGGAGTCAGGCTGCTAGTGGGTTCAGCAAGCTAACGTTAGCGTTAGTGTGGTTACGTTAGTATAAGCGTGGCTACGTTGGCGTGGCTACGTTGGCGTGGCTACGTtggcgtggctacgttagcgtggctacgttagcgtggctatgttagcgtGGCCACGTTAGCGTGGCTACATTGGTGCAGCTACATTAGCACGACTATGGTAGCGTGGCTACCTTAgtgtggctacgttagcgtggctaccTTAGTGCGGCTATGTTAGCGCTGCTACGGTAGCGTGGCTACCTTACTGCGGCTAAGTTAGCGTGGTTACCTTAGTGCGGCTAcattagcgtggctacgttagcgtggctacattagcgcggctacgttagcgtggtTACCTTAATTCAGCTACATTAgtgtggctacgttagcgtggctatgttagcgCGGCTACATTAGCGTGGCTAcattagcgcgctagttgtcaTTTCTGGACACAGTGGGAGATTCCCTTCAGGACGGCCCAGCACTGGCAGGACAGGAAACCAGAGAGATTCTCCTGATCTGGGGGGAAGAGCAGATTTGTCCACAGGTAACGGGGACAGTGCTCCACTGTTGAGCTGGTGGTGCTCCGttacgctgatgatgtcatcaatgtgggacaccatcagtgtgtCAAAACGCAGCTCGCCTGCAGGCAGATAggcccgggtctgcaggcggagggAAAGGAGTCGGTTGCGGTTGTTAgctagtttcagtgggaaaagGGGACTAGTTGAAAGTGGTGAGGACTGAAGGTCTACGGTCCCTTTCCAACTGTCGTCTGTCTGACCTGTGGAGACACACAGTAAGATGAGGGACAGGCTCACCTGTGTGCGGTTGTCCAGCTGGTCCAGCTTGGTCTGAATGCTGTGGATGGTCTCCTTGATCTCTGGCTGGGCAGCGTCTGCTGGATTTGGGCTTCTAGCCGTCCCTGAGCCGCCGAGTCCAGGTTTGACAGTGTCCTCCTGGACACGTTCAGTCAATGTGTTCAGGACGGATTGAAGGTCCTGAAGGTTCCGGTTCAGACTCTggatcttctcctccatctgcctCATCTGATCATTCTCTGATCGTCCTGGAAGGGCAACAGACACAGACGTGAAGGACATGAGAGACACCAGAGACATGAAGGGGACACGAGAGACATAAAGGACATAAAGGATATGAGAAATTTGAAAGTTACATGGACAAGGACATGGGAGATAATAGTTATCTGTTGTGCTTAAAATTTAACAGAATTGAGagaaaaatccttcatttttttaaatgttggatTTTCAGCTTTCAACAGACAGAAATATAGACGGACgggcggacggacggacggacggacggacagatcAATAGATGACGTTTTATCCAGAAATTTCTGTTTCCTGTAACTATGTTTTCTTCATTCTCTAATGGTgtcacttcctctttctgtAAAACACCCAAgggctcacttcctgtttgatgtaCCAGTTTGGTTTCTTCTCAGCccatttcattttgtggatgTGGAATCTCCCCAGCATTATTATTAGCTGAACCACTTTACATAAAATGCATCGCTTACATTGAAAACTTAAAGGTTGTAAAGATTCTGGCTTTAATAGAGAAGTTCTGCATTAGTTCTGGTGTTTCctttgcttgttgttgtttatctaTTTTCCTATGAATGTTGTTATTCTTGTTTCATAATTTCCCCCCTGGTGGTAGAGTTGATACTTCTAAATGTGATAACATGTGTGaatggtgtgtgtctgtctaaatgtttgtttgtacTGTTTGTCAAGTAATAATTGAAATtaagacttcctgtttcatgtagctcacttcctgcttctgtaTAACACCATGCCCACTTCCTGGTTAAAGtaactcacttcctgtttctgtaaAACGGCACGGCCACCACTTCCTTGTTGAAGtaactcacttcctgcttctgagGAAATATCTAGAAAGAGCTGAATGATTGGAGACTCACTgttggctcctcctcctcctcctctggaccctggCTGGAGTCCTGAGGTGGAGGTCTGTGGTCCGGCTCTGAGACAGTCTTCACCactgtaaccatggcaacaccTCCACTCCATCTCCGTCACCATCTTGTAGGTGATTTTATAACGTGGCCGCATGTACGTTCGATACCTGAGGGACCGAaaggttagtgtgtgtgtgtgtatgtgtgtgtgtgtgtgtgtgtgtgtgtgtgtgtactcacacCAGCCCCCGGCTGCACTGTGTGCTTCCCCAGCTGCAGGGATGATACTCAGGTTTCACAAATGTTTCCACTCCGTCCTCCACGACACAGCTCACCGTTTTTGTGACCACAAACGCACACCAGTTCCTgtgcaacacacaaacacacacacacacacacacacacacacacacacacacacacacacacacacacaatttacaCACATAAAACTAATCCAAAGCAAAAtagacaggaggagggacggggtcTGGATCGGGTCTGtggtctggaccgggtctgtggacaggaggagggacggggtcTGGATCGGGTCTGTGGTCTAGACCGGgtctgtggacaggaggagggacggggtcTGGATCGGGTCTGtggtctggaccgggtctgtggacaggaggagggacggggtcTAGACCGGgtctgtggacaggaggagggacggggtctggactgggtctggggacaggaggagggacggggtctggaccgggtctgtggacaggaggagggacggggtctggaccgggtctgtggacaggaggagggacggggtctggactgggtctgtggacaggaggagggatggggTCTGGACCGGAtc comes from the Salarias fasciatus unplaced genomic scaffold, fSalaFa1.1, whole genome shotgun sequence genome and includes:
- the LOC115385642 gene encoding EMILIN-1-like, which gives rise to MAAFQLLMLALWTFGHAKSAFTMRSSYSLYSGGNAQANRQHANRHRNWCAFVVTKTVSCVVEDGVETFVKPEYHPCSWGSTQCSRGLVYRTYMRPRYKITYKMVTEMEWRCCHGYSGEDCLRAGPQTSTSGLQPGSRGGGGGANRRSENDQMRQMEEKIQSLNRNLQDLQSVLNTLTERVQEDTVKPGLGGSGTARSPNPADAAQPEIKETIHSIQTKLDQLDNRTQVHDEKLVSINNHLENGKGTEPGGAGGGLDGGRLTLLKEEILKELERRVSLSCSSCQAGVEDLLRQQQQDRDRIRALEKQLNDLDSRTHQNLDGLRRDVGQSQDCCRDAIDLRGRVADAERKISSASEDLDVLRDRLDRRPWGAARADGDGTGTAGEDIHTNGGTGTSPVLENRLEDLRNLLLDRFEDQNFRIADVELEVELLRDSVRRHNSTLTALDGSASSSAHRLDQCCGGGERAGEGGAGEGRGGEGGGGAGGASGGGGGDSLTEKSLEWRVVANEDQIRHFSTRLQDLSVSGDSLYHKVLDLSEDVGQMRAEVSGRGGTEVEQNGGLCGKLDMELRRLKNRSQEVLDQLQRDVSQIRVRLDSQSDCTHTCSRLQGELHLLRLHLQRCMGRCEDQQATPTASSGSGGTGGPGGSDGPGGPGGSDGPGGSGGPGGSGGPASGTGPQKPLDGHSVLGVSVSSSRLETLQAELTEVLLTFSSINDTLKGIEHTVHKHDSVLTDLGNTKDKIISELDKIQQEVMEHQEDSRDRMDRADRDLRWLERSLLVETGECRKSGDGLEKRLSKLEGVCGRLDGVSESVLKVREGLSRHMSGLWTCVSGVNETMAHHDEILHGLQKQQDDVIGRMKNLNSSLSQVLRDLRGLRGQEQPGQPGPQGPPGERGFSGPPGPPGIQGESGPQGLPGPPGVDAHVPRLSFSAALTVPMDRAGTIVFDKTFVNQGGFYDQRTGVFTAPVDGHYFFSAVLTGHRNEKLEAVLSKSNYGMARVDSGGYQPEGLENNPVAEAKAPPGSLAVFSIVLPLQAGDTVCVDLVMGKLAHSVEPLTVFNGVLLYQDL